GGATCGGTGCAGTCGTCGAACGATCGAAGTACGTTCTCCACCAACCGCTCTTCGACGGCATCCTGTGCTTGTCCGGTCATGGTCTGCTCGGTCATGGTCTCTCTCGCTGTCCGATGTCGGTCGGCGGGTCGCCGGCCCACGCTGCGTGCAGAATGGCTGTGGCGGCCTCACGGGTGACGGGACGCGGGTTTCCGTACGACCTGCTCGTCACGTCGTCGGCAATCCGGTCGATGTCCTTCTCCTTCATACCCAATTCGGCCAGAGAACGTGGCGCTCCGAGTCTGCGACAGAGCTCCCACAACCGGGTTGCCGGGTCCCCGGAACCGGGAAGTGCACGCGAGAGCGCGGTCACTGCGCTGGGTGCAGCCGACTGATTGAAGGCCAACACGTGCGGCAACACCACCGTATGAGTCGGAGCGTGCGGCAGGTTCAAGGTGCCGCCGAGCGAGTGACACAGCTTGTGGTTCAACGACATCGTGGTGGCACCGAGAGTGGCACCGCACAACCAGGCACCGTAGAGCGCGTCGCTGCGCGCTTGCGGATCGAGGTGGTCGGCCACGATCGCCGGGAGCGCCGACGCGAGTGCGCGCACCCCGTCCTCGGCCATCAGTGCAACGATCGGGCTGATGTCGGGTGCATAGAGCGCTTCGACGGCGTGCGCCACGGCGTTGACTCCACTCGTGACGGAGATGTCGACCGGAAGGCCGGTCGTCAGCTCGGGGTCGTAGACGACGCTGCGTGGCAGCACCCTGATGTCGCGACCGGTTTCCTTGTGCCCGTCGGTCGTCAGACCCCACACCGGGGTCATCTCCGATCCGGCGTACGTGGTGGGAACGGCCACGATCGGGAGCCCGTGTACGAGGGCGATGGCCTTGCCGAGGCC
The nucleotide sequence above comes from Rhodococcoides fascians A25f. Encoded proteins:
- a CDS encoding maleylacetate reductase produces the protein MTYDFAYEANPMRVRFGAGSLSALADELDHLGLRRVLVLCSPSQKGTAERIASMLGDRCVGVRADAVMHVPSEVAKRSSAEVLSLGADGCVTVGGGSSIGLGKAIALVHGLPIVAVPTTYAGSEMTPVWGLTTDGHKETGRDIRVLPRSVVYDPELTTGLPVDISVTSGVNAVAHAVEALYAPDISPIVALMAEDGVRALASALPAIVADHLDPQARSDALYGAWLCGATLGATTMSLNHKLCHSLGGTLNLPHAPTHTVVLPHVLAFNQSAAPSAVTALSRALPGSGDPATRLWELCRRLGAPRSLAELGMKEKDIDRIADDVTSRSYGNPRPVTREAATAILHAAWAGDPPTDIGQRERP